The following proteins come from a genomic window of Lytechinus pictus isolate F3 Inbred chromosome 1, Lp3.0, whole genome shotgun sequence:
- the LOC129264621 gene encoding uncharacterized protein LOC129264621 encodes MDTHNANNIHGKAATDGHINGGLHQSRNGVSKAEVSQSAKTSPSKGKCNMAIGGAKSTNNHQRYLVTDQQNGKNGLAPNSEVKSQTEGKKTQLKPKPQASPTKKTSTRVDQKTAPDKKSPKKKKKKRKFRIGLGVRQRVDYGKLDKFNSRIGLTTGILQLVLSLEAVTLGALQFHFREEYADLGNVLFVWPSIGLCILSGIFGTWSHRKGTYVVYIYMLVSIFACITSCMMFGLEINASKELRNKCSLSNEMSTSNDSTAANTVDCNDNYGLNMAIAVILAVIALIQILISFVAAVGSSNVMCSKENHEILVEECLSDDDDGEPPPPNAGLPQIRRAARRK; translated from the exons ATGGATACGCATAATGCAAATAACATCCACGGTAAAGCAGCGACGGATGGGCATATCAATGGCGGACTACACCAATCACGCAATGGAGTTAGCAAAGCAGAGGTGAGCCAAAGCGCCAAAACTTCTCCATCGAAAGGAAAATGCAACATGGCAATCGGTGGCGCCAAATCAACAAATAACCACCAGAG GTACCTAGTAACTGACCAGCAAAATGGCAAGAATGGACTCGCTCCTAACAGTGAAGTCAAATCGCAAACGGAAGGAAAGAAGACTCAACTTAAACCAAAACCGCAGGCATCACCGACGAAGAAAACTTCAACAAGAGTGGATCAGAAAACAGCGCCAGACAAAAAGAG CcccaagaagaagaaaaagaaacgtAAATTTCGGATAGGACTTGGCGTCCGTCAGCGAGTGGACTACGGAAAGCTAGATAAATTCAATTCTCGTATAGGATTGACCACAGGCATCTTGCAGTTGGTACTGTCTTTAGAAGCTGTTACACTCGGTGCCCTACAATTCCATTTTCGCGAGGAGTATGCTGATCTCGGGAATGTACTATTTGTTTGGCCGTCGATAGGG TTGTGCATCCTAAGCGGGATATTTGGGACATGGTCACATCGTAAAGGAACTTATGTG GTCTATATCTACATGCTGGTATCAATCTTCGCTTGTATTACATCCTGTATGATGTTTGGTCTGGAGATCAATGCATCCAAAGAACTTCGAAATAAATGTTCTCTGTCCAATGAAATGTCGACATCCAATGACTCCACTGCGGCGAACACGGTGGATTGCAATGATAATTAT GGTTTGAATATGGCAATTGCAGTTATCCTAGCCGTCATCGCACTCATCCAGattcttatttcatttgtgGCTGCCGTGGGAAGTTCAAATGTCATGTGCAGTaaagaaaatcatgaaata